A region of Pseudopipra pipra isolate bDixPip1 chromosome 10, bDixPip1.hap1, whole genome shotgun sequence DNA encodes the following proteins:
- the NGEF gene encoding ephexin-1 isoform X2: MGSLKNNEPVKEPLNILSHKESPSPANSDKTTLDELWIQRLLPSYPRYRGNRPGSPSPATPPPPPELLGSRLPPPAMELLAAALSAACALDQDGSAGQPGRNPPAAAEETPAGTAEPPPAHPMTADSWRNLIEHIGLLYQEYRDKSTREEIETRRLQDSQTDPEETSPSEETPSEAEPTSTTENKAPPQISLLRNSNSRFNLWQDLPEIRSSGVLSILQPDEIKLQEAMFELVTSEASYYKSLNLLVSHFMENERLKKILHPSEAHILFSNVLDVMAVSERFLLDLEQRVEENIVISDVCDIVYQHTVNHFSVYITYVSNQTYQERAYKQLLQDKPAFREVISQLEQDPKCKGLSFSSFLILPFQRITRLKLLVQNILKKVEEKSDRESTALDAHKELETVVKACNEGVRKMSRTEQMISIQKKLEFKIKSVPIISHSRWLLKQGELQQMNGPKTSRTLRTKKLFREIYLFLFNDLLVICRQIPGDKYQVFDSAPRGLLRVEELEDQGQSLANVFILRLLENADDREASYMLKASSQSEMKRWMISLAPNRRTKFVSFTSRLVDCPQIQCVHPYVAQQPDELSLELADVLNILDKTDDGWIFGERLHDQERGWFPSSIGEEILNPKIRAQNLKECFRVHKSDDSQRRKLGSRNRQ, encoded by the exons ATGG GTTCACTCAAAAACAATGAGCCTGTCAAAGAGCCTCTGAATATTTTATCTCATAAGGAATCACCATCTCCAGCAAACTCTGATAAGACAACGTTAGACGAACTATGGATCCAAAG GCTGCTGCCTTCCTACCCCCGTTACCGTGGCAACCGCCcgggctcccccagccccgcaacgccgccgccgccgccggagcTGCTGGGCAGCCGCCTGCCGCCGCcggccatggagctgctggccGCGGCCCTGAGCGCCGCCTGCGCCCTCGACCAGGACGGCTCGGCGGGACAGCCCGGCAG GAACCCCCCCGCCGCCGCTGAGGAGacccccgccggcaccgccgAGCCGCCGCCCGCACACCCCATGACGGCCGACTCGTGGAGGAACCTCATCGAGCACATCG GGCTCTTGTACCAGGAATATCGAGATAAGTCTACACGCGAGGAGATTGAAACCAGGCGACTGCAGGATTCACAGACAGACCCTGAGGAGACTTCACCCAGCGAGGAAACTCCGTCTGAAGCAGAGCCTACAAGTACAACCGAAAACAAAGCTCCACCACAAATCAGTTTGCTGAGGAATTCCAACTCCAGGTTCAACTTATGGCAAGATCTTCCCGAGATCCGGAGCAGCGGCGTCCTCAGCATCCTCCAGCCAGATGAGATCAAGCTGCAGGAG GCCATGTTTGAGCTGGTGACTTCTGAAGCCTCATATTACAAGAGTCTGAATCTGCTGGTGTCTCACTTCATGGAGAATGAACGCCTGAAGAAGATCTTACACCCGTCCGAGGCACACATCCTTTTCTCCAACGTCCTGGACGTGATGGCTGTCAGCGAGCG CTTCCTGTTGGACCTGGAGCAGCGGGTGGAGGAGAACATCGTGATCTCGGACGTGTGCGACATCGTCTACCAGCACACGGTCAATCACTTCTCCGTGTACATCACCTACGTGTCCAACCAGACCTACCAGGAGAGAGCTTACAAGCAGCTTCT CCAGGACAAACCAGCTTTCCGGGAAGTGATCtcacagctggagcaggatCCCAAGTGCAAAGGCctgtccttttcttccttcctgatTCTGCCATTTCAAAGAATCACTCGGCTCAAGCTGCTGGTGCAG AACATTTTGAAGAAAGTGGAAGAGAAATCTGACAGGGAATCTACAGCCCTGGATGCACATAAAGAATTGGAAACA GTGGTGAAAGCCTGTAATGAAGGTGTCCGGAAGATGAGCCGAACAGAGCAGATGATCAGCATCCAGAAGAAGCTGGAATTCAAGATCAAG TCTGTGCCCATCATCTCCCACTCCCGCTGGCTGCTGAAGCAGGGGGAACTGCAGCAAATGAATGGTCCAAAGACATCACGAACACTTCGCACCAAGAAACTCTTCAGAGAAATCTACCTGTTCTTGTTCAATGATCTGCTGGTGATTTGCCGGCAAATTCCTGG GGACAAGTACCAGGTGTTTGACTCTGCTCCCCGAGGGCTTCTTCGGGTAGAGGAGTTGGAAGATCAGGGGCAGAGTTTGGCCAACGTCTTCATCTTGAGGCTGCTGGAGAATGCAGATGACCGGGAGGCCAGCTACATGCTGAAGGCATCGTCCCA GAGTGAAATGAAGCGCTGGATGATTTCACTGGCCCCAAACCGGAGAACCAAGTTTGTTTCATTTACATCCAGACTTGTTG ACTGCCCACAGATCCAGTGTGTCCACCCGTATGTGGCCCAGCAGCCCGATGAGCTGTCCCTGGAACTGGCTGATGTCCTCAACATCCTGGACAAGACAGACGATG gCTGGATATTTGGGGAGCGTCTTCACGACCAGGAGAGGGGCTGGTTCCCCAGTTCTATTGGGGAAGAGATCCTGAACCCCAAAATCCGAGCCCAGAACCTGAAGGAGTGTTTCCGGGTGCACAAGTCAGATGACAGTCAGAGAAGGAAACTGGGCAGCAGAAATCGCCAGTGA
- the NGEF gene encoding ephexin-1 isoform X1, with product MDEHGREATHRLSAGGLWQGLSQQVLRESGSVSEGEEESAGADPVALEGDLPTHYIAIQRNSKYYRSMRLPNRGKRKTSREAVHMGRVTGSLKNNEPVKEPLNILSHKESPSPANSDKTTLDELWIQRLLPSYPRYRGNRPGSPSPATPPPPPELLGSRLPPPAMELLAAALSAACALDQDGSAGQPGRNPPAAAEETPAGTAEPPPAHPMTADSWRNLIEHIGLLYQEYRDKSTREEIETRRLQDSQTDPEETSPSEETPSEAEPTSTTENKAPPQISLLRNSNSRFNLWQDLPEIRSSGVLSILQPDEIKLQEAMFELVTSEASYYKSLNLLVSHFMENERLKKILHPSEAHILFSNVLDVMAVSERFLLDLEQRVEENIVISDVCDIVYQHTVNHFSVYITYVSNQTYQERAYKQLLQDKPAFREVISQLEQDPKCKGLSFSSFLILPFQRITRLKLLVQNILKKVEEKSDRESTALDAHKELETVVKACNEGVRKMSRTEQMISIQKKLEFKIKSVPIISHSRWLLKQGELQQMNGPKTSRTLRTKKLFREIYLFLFNDLLVICRQIPGDKYQVFDSAPRGLLRVEELEDQGQSLANVFILRLLENADDREASYMLKASSQSEMKRWMISLAPNRRTKFVSFTSRLVDCPQIQCVHPYVAQQPDELSLELADVLNILDKTDDGWIFGERLHDQERGWFPSSIGEEILNPKIRAQNLKECFRVHKSDDSQRRKLGSRNRQ from the exons ATGGATGAGCATGGGAGAGAAGCCACCCACAGGCTCTCCGCTggtgggctctggcagggccttTCTCAGCAGGTACTGAGAGAGTCGGGGTCGGTCTCTGAGGGTGAGGAGGAGTCAGCAGGTGCTGACCCAGTGGCGCTCGAGGGGGACTTGCCAACACATTACATTGCCATCCAAAGAAATTCCAAGTACTACCGATCCATGAGGCTGCCgaacagagggaaaagaaagacttCGAGAGAGGCAGTGCACATGGGGCGTGTCACAG GTTCACTCAAAAACAATGAGCCTGTCAAAGAGCCTCTGAATATTTTATCTCATAAGGAATCACCATCTCCAGCAAACTCTGATAAGACAACGTTAGACGAACTATGGATCCAAAG GCTGCTGCCTTCCTACCCCCGTTACCGTGGCAACCGCCcgggctcccccagccccgcaacgccgccgccgccgccggagcTGCTGGGCAGCCGCCTGCCGCCGCcggccatggagctgctggccGCGGCCCTGAGCGCCGCCTGCGCCCTCGACCAGGACGGCTCGGCGGGACAGCCCGGCAG GAACCCCCCCGCCGCCGCTGAGGAGacccccgccggcaccgccgAGCCGCCGCCCGCACACCCCATGACGGCCGACTCGTGGAGGAACCTCATCGAGCACATCG GGCTCTTGTACCAGGAATATCGAGATAAGTCTACACGCGAGGAGATTGAAACCAGGCGACTGCAGGATTCACAGACAGACCCTGAGGAGACTTCACCCAGCGAGGAAACTCCGTCTGAAGCAGAGCCTACAAGTACAACCGAAAACAAAGCTCCACCACAAATCAGTTTGCTGAGGAATTCCAACTCCAGGTTCAACTTATGGCAAGATCTTCCCGAGATCCGGAGCAGCGGCGTCCTCAGCATCCTCCAGCCAGATGAGATCAAGCTGCAGGAG GCCATGTTTGAGCTGGTGACTTCTGAAGCCTCATATTACAAGAGTCTGAATCTGCTGGTGTCTCACTTCATGGAGAATGAACGCCTGAAGAAGATCTTACACCCGTCCGAGGCACACATCCTTTTCTCCAACGTCCTGGACGTGATGGCTGTCAGCGAGCG CTTCCTGTTGGACCTGGAGCAGCGGGTGGAGGAGAACATCGTGATCTCGGACGTGTGCGACATCGTCTACCAGCACACGGTCAATCACTTCTCCGTGTACATCACCTACGTGTCCAACCAGACCTACCAGGAGAGAGCTTACAAGCAGCTTCT CCAGGACAAACCAGCTTTCCGGGAAGTGATCtcacagctggagcaggatCCCAAGTGCAAAGGCctgtccttttcttccttcctgatTCTGCCATTTCAAAGAATCACTCGGCTCAAGCTGCTGGTGCAG AACATTTTGAAGAAAGTGGAAGAGAAATCTGACAGGGAATCTACAGCCCTGGATGCACATAAAGAATTGGAAACA GTGGTGAAAGCCTGTAATGAAGGTGTCCGGAAGATGAGCCGAACAGAGCAGATGATCAGCATCCAGAAGAAGCTGGAATTCAAGATCAAG TCTGTGCCCATCATCTCCCACTCCCGCTGGCTGCTGAAGCAGGGGGAACTGCAGCAAATGAATGGTCCAAAGACATCACGAACACTTCGCACCAAGAAACTCTTCAGAGAAATCTACCTGTTCTTGTTCAATGATCTGCTGGTGATTTGCCGGCAAATTCCTGG GGACAAGTACCAGGTGTTTGACTCTGCTCCCCGAGGGCTTCTTCGGGTAGAGGAGTTGGAAGATCAGGGGCAGAGTTTGGCCAACGTCTTCATCTTGAGGCTGCTGGAGAATGCAGATGACCGGGAGGCCAGCTACATGCTGAAGGCATCGTCCCA GAGTGAAATGAAGCGCTGGATGATTTCACTGGCCCCAAACCGGAGAACCAAGTTTGTTTCATTTACATCCAGACTTGTTG ACTGCCCACAGATCCAGTGTGTCCACCCGTATGTGGCCCAGCAGCCCGATGAGCTGTCCCTGGAACTGGCTGATGTCCTCAACATCCTGGACAAGACAGACGATG gCTGGATATTTGGGGAGCGTCTTCACGACCAGGAGAGGGGCTGGTTCCCCAGTTCTATTGGGGAAGAGATCCTGAACCCCAAAATCCGAGCCCAGAACCTGAAGGAGTGTTTCCGGGTGCACAAGTCAGATGACAGTCAGAGAAGGAAACTGGGCAGCAGAAATCGCCAGTGA
- the NGEF gene encoding ephexin-1 isoform X3, protein MELLAAALSAACALDQDGSAGQPGRNPPAAAEETPAGTAEPPPAHPMTADSWRNLIEHIGLLYQEYRDKSTREEIETRRLQDSQTDPEETSPSEETPSEAEPTSTTENKAPPQISLLRNSNSRFNLWQDLPEIRSSGVLSILQPDEIKLQEAMFELVTSEASYYKSLNLLVSHFMENERLKKILHPSEAHILFSNVLDVMAVSERFLLDLEQRVEENIVISDVCDIVYQHTVNHFSVYITYVSNQTYQERAYKQLLQDKPAFREVISQLEQDPKCKGLSFSSFLILPFQRITRLKLLVQNILKKVEEKSDRESTALDAHKELETVVKACNEGVRKMSRTEQMISIQKKLEFKIKSVPIISHSRWLLKQGELQQMNGPKTSRTLRTKKLFREIYLFLFNDLLVICRQIPGDKYQVFDSAPRGLLRVEELEDQGQSLANVFILRLLENADDREASYMLKASSQSEMKRWMISLAPNRRTKFVSFTSRLVDCPQIQCVHPYVAQQPDELSLELADVLNILDKTDDGWIFGERLHDQERGWFPSSIGEEILNPKIRAQNLKECFRVHKSDDSQRRKLGSRNRQ, encoded by the exons atggagctgctggccGCGGCCCTGAGCGCCGCCTGCGCCCTCGACCAGGACGGCTCGGCGGGACAGCCCGGCAG GAACCCCCCCGCCGCCGCTGAGGAGacccccgccggcaccgccgAGCCGCCGCCCGCACACCCCATGACGGCCGACTCGTGGAGGAACCTCATCGAGCACATCG GGCTCTTGTACCAGGAATATCGAGATAAGTCTACACGCGAGGAGATTGAAACCAGGCGACTGCAGGATTCACAGACAGACCCTGAGGAGACTTCACCCAGCGAGGAAACTCCGTCTGAAGCAGAGCCTACAAGTACAACCGAAAACAAAGCTCCACCACAAATCAGTTTGCTGAGGAATTCCAACTCCAGGTTCAACTTATGGCAAGATCTTCCCGAGATCCGGAGCAGCGGCGTCCTCAGCATCCTCCAGCCAGATGAGATCAAGCTGCAGGAG GCCATGTTTGAGCTGGTGACTTCTGAAGCCTCATATTACAAGAGTCTGAATCTGCTGGTGTCTCACTTCATGGAGAATGAACGCCTGAAGAAGATCTTACACCCGTCCGAGGCACACATCCTTTTCTCCAACGTCCTGGACGTGATGGCTGTCAGCGAGCG CTTCCTGTTGGACCTGGAGCAGCGGGTGGAGGAGAACATCGTGATCTCGGACGTGTGCGACATCGTCTACCAGCACACGGTCAATCACTTCTCCGTGTACATCACCTACGTGTCCAACCAGACCTACCAGGAGAGAGCTTACAAGCAGCTTCT CCAGGACAAACCAGCTTTCCGGGAAGTGATCtcacagctggagcaggatCCCAAGTGCAAAGGCctgtccttttcttccttcctgatTCTGCCATTTCAAAGAATCACTCGGCTCAAGCTGCTGGTGCAG AACATTTTGAAGAAAGTGGAAGAGAAATCTGACAGGGAATCTACAGCCCTGGATGCACATAAAGAATTGGAAACA GTGGTGAAAGCCTGTAATGAAGGTGTCCGGAAGATGAGCCGAACAGAGCAGATGATCAGCATCCAGAAGAAGCTGGAATTCAAGATCAAG TCTGTGCCCATCATCTCCCACTCCCGCTGGCTGCTGAAGCAGGGGGAACTGCAGCAAATGAATGGTCCAAAGACATCACGAACACTTCGCACCAAGAAACTCTTCAGAGAAATCTACCTGTTCTTGTTCAATGATCTGCTGGTGATTTGCCGGCAAATTCCTGG GGACAAGTACCAGGTGTTTGACTCTGCTCCCCGAGGGCTTCTTCGGGTAGAGGAGTTGGAAGATCAGGGGCAGAGTTTGGCCAACGTCTTCATCTTGAGGCTGCTGGAGAATGCAGATGACCGGGAGGCCAGCTACATGCTGAAGGCATCGTCCCA GAGTGAAATGAAGCGCTGGATGATTTCACTGGCCCCAAACCGGAGAACCAAGTTTGTTTCATTTACATCCAGACTTGTTG ACTGCCCACAGATCCAGTGTGTCCACCCGTATGTGGCCCAGCAGCCCGATGAGCTGTCCCTGGAACTGGCTGATGTCCTCAACATCCTGGACAAGACAGACGATG gCTGGATATTTGGGGAGCGTCTTCACGACCAGGAGAGGGGCTGGTTCCCCAGTTCTATTGGGGAAGAGATCCTGAACCCCAAAATCCGAGCCCAGAACCTGAAGGAGTGTTTCCGGGTGCACAAGTCAGATGACAGTCAGAGAAGGAAACTGGGCAGCAGAAATCGCCAGTGA